A genomic segment from Thermotoga neapolitana DSM 4359 encodes:
- a CDS encoding ABC transporter substrate-binding protein: MRRFLGIFLMIAAVALFAELSPFAQFETYIGAEFTGQYGGVLVVPTLSGPRTCNNVVAQETSSRDVIARFMASMIELDNYARIHPALAESWELIQNEDGSMEIVWHLRKGVKWSDGTPFTADDVVFTINDVYFNPDIPNDMQDLFADNWPVAEKLDDYTVKTTLKETYRLAVRYIGGIPIFPKHLAEPYVKEGKFKEFWTVDSINKGEIVGLGPFIPVEYVPDQYVRFVKNPYYWKYDKEGKQLPYLDGIIFKIIPTQDAQRLAFENGEVDVYGPRGTEYAELKAMAREKGWVVGIGGPNFGTTFISFNWNAPDPVKRKWFRNDFFRRAVAYAIDKQSMIDTLYNGLAVEQWGPISQAATVYYDESVLRKYPYNLDLARTMLKLGGFKWDENGQLLDSEGNPVKFIIMTNAGNEIREGMGNIITESLKKLGMDVTFAPIDFNTLVQKLVVNGDWEAVIIGLTGSDEPQGGANVWRIKGALHFWNYHPEVKDFVDPNDYYLPDWEKEIDRIFEENVKILDQQKVVDMFREFQRLVSEHLPLIYTTQQLYLYAYSNKLHNLEPTAFGGMWGWNQDCVWKEQ; the protein is encoded by the coding sequence ATGCGTAGGTTTCTTGGTATTTTCCTTATGATTGCAGCCGTTGCACTTTTCGCAGAACTTTCACCGTTCGCTCAGTTCGAAACGTACATCGGAGCAGAGTTCACAGGACAGTACGGGGGAGTGCTCGTAGTACCGACGCTTTCTGGTCCCAGAACGTGTAACAATGTCGTGGCTCAGGAGACGAGCTCTAGAGATGTTATAGCGAGGTTCATGGCTTCCATGATCGAGCTCGACAATTACGCAAGGATCCATCCCGCTCTCGCAGAAAGCTGGGAACTCATCCAAAACGAGGACGGAAGCATGGAAATCGTTTGGCACCTGAGGAAGGGTGTCAAATGGAGTGACGGAACACCGTTCACAGCAGACGATGTGGTCTTCACAATTAACGATGTCTATTTCAACCCTGACATACCGAACGATATGCAGGATCTCTTTGCAGACAACTGGCCAGTAGCCGAAAAGCTCGACGATTACACGGTGAAGACAACCCTCAAAGAAACGTACAGACTTGCGGTAAGGTACATTGGAGGTATTCCCATCTTCCCAAAACACCTCGCGGAACCGTATGTGAAGGAAGGAAAATTCAAAGAGTTCTGGACGGTTGATTCCATAAACAAGGGAGAGATCGTTGGACTCGGTCCGTTCATCCCCGTCGAATACGTTCCCGATCAGTACGTGAGATTCGTGAAGAACCCCTACTACTGGAAGTACGACAAAGAAGGAAAGCAGCTTCCTTATCTCGACGGTATCATCTTCAAGATCATTCCGACACAGGACGCCCAGAGGCTCGCGTTTGAAAACGGAGAAGTCGATGTGTACGGACCTCGCGGAACAGAGTACGCAGAACTCAAAGCCATGGCAAGAGAAAAAGGCTGGGTTGTGGGTATCGGAGGCCCGAACTTTGGAACCACTTTCATCAGTTTCAACTGGAACGCTCCCGATCCTGTGAAGCGGAAGTGGTTCAGGAACGATTTCTTCAGAAGGGCAGTGGCGTACGCCATCGACAAGCAGTCGATGATCGATACACTCTACAACGGCCTCGCGGTTGAACAGTGGGGCCCCATCAGTCAGGCTGCGACCGTTTATTACGATGAATCCGTTCTCAGAAAATACCCGTACAACCTCGATCTTGCCAGAACGATGCTCAAGCTCGGTGGTTTCAAATGGGATGAAAACGGCCAGCTCCTCGACAGCGAAGGAAACCCGGTGAAGTTCATCATCATGACTAACGCCGGAAACGAGATCCGCGAAGGAATGGGTAACATCATAACGGAGTCGCTCAAAAAGCTCGGAATGGACGTGACGTTTGCTCCTATAGACTTCAACACACTCGTTCAGAAACTCGTCGTGAACGGTGATTGGGAGGCTGTCATAATAGGGCTCACGGGATCCGACGAACCACAGGGTGGAGCGAACGTGTGGAGAATAAAAGGTGCTCTCCACTTCTGGAATTATCATCCTGAGGTCAAAGACTTCGTTGATCCGAACGACTATTACTTGCCTGACTGGGAAAAAGAGATCGATAGAATCTTCGAAGAGAACGTGAAGATCCTCGATCAGCAAAAAGTGGTGGACATGTTCAGAGAGTTCCAGAGACTGGTCTCTGAACACCTGCCACTCATCTACACCACCCAGCAGCTTTACCTGTACGCGTACAGCAACAAACTCCACAACCTCGAACCCACCGCGTTCGGTGGAATGTGGGGCTGGAATCAGGATTGTGTCTGGAAAGAGCAGTGA
- a CDS encoding cation diffusion facilitator family transporter codes for MKKKLLFSIWLNAIITLSEVAGGLISGSLALLGDSLHNFSDTMSLLGSFIAMKISEKPKNKKYTFGYRRSEIIVAFLNSVSIFVVSTLVVIEAVKRLGNPATVHTSVLLLVSSIGLAANFFSVILLHTHSKESMNVRSAYLHLIADTLSSILVVLGAVFMRVWKIYWLDPVLAFVIALYMFKEAYEIVKESFEILMEASPNLDFEKIKEEIEKIEGVRNAHHFHAWRVGEKEIHFECHVEVENMELKDAQKILDEIESRLKRFGVTHVTVQLECNRCHGEMICS; via the coding sequence GTGAAGAAGAAACTGCTGTTCTCCATATGGTTGAACGCCATCATAACGCTTTCTGAAGTGGCCGGCGGCTTGATATCTGGGAGTCTCGCCCTTCTGGGCGACTCCCTTCATAATTTTTCCGATACCATGAGTCTTCTTGGAAGTTTCATCGCGATGAAGATCAGCGAGAAACCGAAGAACAAAAAGTACACCTTCGGTTACAGAAGAAGCGAAATCATTGTGGCTTTCTTGAACTCCGTATCCATCTTCGTTGTTTCAACACTCGTTGTCATCGAAGCGGTGAAAAGATTGGGGAACCCCGCCACCGTTCACACGTCGGTGCTTCTCCTCGTCTCCTCGATAGGTCTCGCTGCCAACTTCTTTTCCGTCATCCTTCTTCACACCCACAGCAAAGAAAGTATGAACGTTCGATCCGCGTACCTGCATCTCATCGCGGACACCCTGTCCTCGATCCTTGTGGTTCTTGGGGCTGTTTTCATGAGGGTCTGGAAAATATACTGGCTCGACCCTGTTCTCGCCTTCGTTATAGCCTTATACATGTTCAAAGAGGCTTATGAAATAGTGAAAGAGTCCTTTGAGATCCTCATGGAAGCTTCACCGAACCTGGACTTTGAGAAAATAAAGGAGGAAATTGAAAAAATAGAAGGTGTGAGGAACGCCCACCATTTTCACGCCTGGAGGGTGGGAGAGAAAGAGATCCATTTCGAGTGCCATGTGGAAGTGGAGAACATGGAACTGAAAGACGCACAGAAGATCCTCGATGAAATTGAATCCAGACTGAAAAGGTTCGGTGTCACCCACGTGACCGTTCAGCTGGAATGCAACCGCTGCCACGGAGAGATGATCTGCAGTTAG
- a CDS encoding RNA-guided endonuclease InsQ/TnpB family protein, with protein sequence MAKHMKTYKFPAPPEYHTKCKELSKLAGRVYSKTVSLVRKIHKKKGFWLSMNTVQKYILRWAQNIPLHSQTKQALVQRYFEALKSYFKASKTNQGLKPPFRTPKYTNVVWKNQAVKLLEDGTLRLAMGNGNDPLYIPTTLPKEVDIRRVELVYDKRQDKYFFHVTVSFESQTNISGSKVVGVDLGVVHPIVASTEDKAVIYNGGVLNSKLRYRNKKLAELQKKLAKKKPGSRRYRKLVRAKRRLLAKLYNQIKDILHKYTTHFVGWCLTEGVGTIAIGDLRGIRDRVDYNSTANQKIHQWLFRKISDLIKTKAEALGIEVVFVDESYTSQTCPVCGAKHKTSTRNFRCLGCGFEWHRDAVGALNIRKKYTGESLVVGALASPVGVMYNSHLRCPVAMWSPWKPTFEWVKTS encoded by the coding sequence ATGGCAAAACACATGAAAACATACAAATTCCCTGCACCACCTGAGTACCACACAAAATGCAAAGAACTATCAAAACTTGCTGGACGAGTATACAGCAAGACAGTTTCTCTTGTCAGAAAAATCCACAAGAAAAAAGGCTTCTGGCTTTCTATGAACACGGTACAAAAGTACATCCTTCGATGGGCACAAAACATTCCCCTTCACTCTCAGACCAAACAAGCCCTGGTGCAAAGATACTTTGAAGCCCTCAAATCCTACTTCAAGGCAAGTAAAACAAACCAAGGCCTCAAACCACCCTTTAGAACACCAAAGTACACAAACGTTGTCTGGAAAAACCAGGCAGTAAAACTTCTTGAAGATGGAACCCTAAGACTTGCGATGGGAAATGGAAACGATCCTCTCTACATACCAACAACCCTCCCAAAGGAAGTGGACATAAGACGTGTCGAACTTGTCTACGACAAAAGACAAGACAAATACTTCTTCCATGTGACAGTTTCATTCGAAAGCCAGACGAACATTTCTGGTAGTAAAGTAGTCGGCGTCGACCTTGGCGTTGTGCACCCAATCGTTGCCTCAACAGAGGACAAGGCAGTTATCTACAACGGCGGAGTGCTCAACTCAAAGCTTCGCTACCGAAACAAAAAGCTCGCTGAGCTCCAAAAGAAGCTGGCAAAGAAGAAACCTGGCTCAAGACGCTACAGGAAACTTGTTCGGGCAAAAAGAAGGCTTCTTGCAAAGCTCTATAACCAGATCAAAGACATTCTCCACAAGTACACAACACACTTTGTCGGGTGGTGCCTGACAGAAGGAGTAGGCACCATCGCAATCGGAGACCTTCGAGGTATACGAGACAGGGTCGACTACAACTCTACTGCCAACCAGAAGATCCATCAGTGGCTGTTCAGAAAAATTTCTGATCTCATCAAGACCAAAGCAGAAGCACTCGGTATTGAAGTGGTCTTCGTTGACGAGTCCTACACATCACAGACGTGTCCTGTCTGTGGTGCAAAACACAAAACATCGACGAGGAACTTCAGGTGCTTGGGTTGTGGTTTTGAATGGCACAGGGATGCGGTAGGGGCATTGAACATCAGGAAAAAGTATACAGGCGAGAGCCTGGTAGTAGGGGCTTTGGCGTCCCCCGTGGGTGTGATGTACAACTCACACCTTCGTTGCCCGGTGGCCATGTGGTCACCGTGGAAGCCCACCTTCGAGTGGGTAAAAACCTCCTGA
- a CDS encoding FumA C-terminus/TtdB family hydratase beta subunit, which yields MKVEELKAGQEVRYSGKLIVMRDQAQKRLKELLEKEERLPVNLEGQIVFYAGPARTPQGKVIGAIGPTTSARMDDYLEMLFRLGVVATVGKGKRSKKAIDACKRWKRVYFITPSGTAAALSKRVKSARVLAFEDLGPEAIYEIEVEEFPLIVAIDSEGNTIFKE from the coding sequence TTGAAGGTTGAAGAACTGAAAGCCGGCCAGGAGGTACGCTACTCCGGGAAACTCATCGTCATGAGAGATCAGGCACAGAAGAGACTGAAAGAACTTTTAGAAAAGGAAGAAAGGCTGCCCGTGAACCTTGAGGGGCAGATAGTGTTCTACGCAGGGCCCGCCAGAACGCCTCAGGGGAAAGTGATAGGTGCCATAGGTCCCACCACGAGTGCCAGGATGGATGATTATCTGGAGATGCTCTTCAGACTGGGTGTCGTCGCAACGGTGGGAAAGGGAAAAAGATCAAAAAAGGCGATCGACGCCTGTAAGAGGTGGAAGAGGGTCTACTTCATAACACCAAGTGGAACGGCTGCTGCCCTTTCAAAAAGGGTGAAGAGCGCCCGGGTGCTCGCGTTCGAAGACCTAGGGCCTGAGGCCATATACGAAATAGAGGTGGAAGAGTTCCCCCTCATTGTGGCGATAGACAGTGAAGGAAACACAATCTTCAAGGAGTGA
- a CDS encoding fumarate hydratase: MIRAHTVLEKVKKAIVEANVRINEEVREIIEEYEGPFSDIIKENYRISKEENLPLCQDTGMVEFFVFLGHTIELEEPIEQTLNRAVEEVYREYPFRFSVVSDPLFDRINTETNTPAVVHLFQVEGKRLEIRFLVKGGGSENLSVLRMMNPTSGVDRIKEFVVEHIRENGAKACPPLHVGIGIGGTADKAVLLSKLALTRDFKERNEDPRYAELERELESELNLLGIGFQGLGRGKTVYSVHVEHFPTHIATLPVAISVDCYLCRKGKVIVEG, translated from the coding sequence TTGATCAGAGCACACACCGTTCTTGAAAAAGTGAAGAAAGCCATTGTAGAGGCCAACGTAAGAATAAACGAAGAAGTCAGAGAGATCATCGAAGAATACGAAGGCCCCTTTTCTGATATAATAAAGGAAAACTATCGTATTTCCAAAGAGGAAAACCTTCCTCTCTGCCAGGACACGGGAATGGTGGAGTTCTTTGTTTTTCTTGGTCACACTATCGAACTGGAAGAACCCATCGAACAGACACTGAACAGAGCGGTTGAAGAGGTCTACAGGGAATATCCTTTCAGGTTCTCCGTTGTTTCCGATCCTCTATTCGACAGAATCAACACGGAAACCAACACCCCCGCCGTTGTTCATCTCTTTCAAGTTGAGGGAAAGAGGCTTGAGATCAGATTTCTTGTGAAGGGTGGTGGAAGCGAAAACCTCTCAGTTCTTCGCATGATGAATCCAACCTCCGGGGTGGACAGAATCAAAGAGTTCGTCGTTGAGCACATCAGAGAAAACGGAGCGAAGGCCTGTCCTCCTCTTCATGTGGGTATCGGAATAGGTGGTACGGCTGACAAAGCAGTTCTTCTTTCCAAACTCGCTCTGACAAGAGACTTCAAAGAAAGAAACGAAGACCCAAGGTACGCCGAACTCGAAAGAGAACTTGAAAGTGAACTGAACCTCCTTGGAATAGGATTTCAGGGGCTTGGAAGGGGAAAAACCGTTTATTCAGTTCATGTGGAGCATTTTCCAACCCACATCGCCACCCTGCCCGTTGCCATCTCGGTGGACTGCTATCTTTGCAGAAAGGGGAAAGTGATCGTTGAAGGTTGA
- a CDS encoding ATP-binding protein gives MKIRQVYIEGFGKFEDFSLNLKDGLNIVFGGNAAGKTTLANFIRYCLTGNLAKLEDYRPWYSKKFGGHLETDEGTVLFGSGAVDPEVFLFTSFLPEHVDDTLEGSQKISSLVSESYRNLFPAREMERVMNEDFSSLMEKEKMLRNEISNLEMKINEWKGKRKKVLLLMKKKKNLEEELLKSRRLLDEERGRLEEEKKRQLQSIDFHLEEVKKKLLDVEAELKELESQIVSSKNDLEEAYGLFQKLNYLKERQSQLEMEIKELEKKYNETREKMEDILKDFSCRSFEELKLRLENLRLQMNLVENEHRARMNEISSRLKRPLEEIERQMNTINERLEKIGDRMKKADRTLSVFKVLVSVFLTFSVVSAVFIFLASKNPFIYLTFAGAGGALLSIWNYFRVKEELQNLDSEFVTISSQKRELMEEKNQVLKRLKEAVGVEDIDGFETVLEKQLNSRMFEIAPFLAKYGSDPRKALENVENQIRELLMMKDSLASSLTEKRKNLEELTEYMREQEEEFRKALEKVGLESVEELLKQLELKEQLLRLEREKKDLQNTMKKLLEEKENVESMKSSQRIKELEERVNSIGRELEALEIPPLEEPYGLMEQLTKKRLEFALTEKIIENIPAFKDRVKRKYSEFVMGYTEEFSKELSRVYREFFGESMVFNVSPHLAVAVNVPQEKSVMRVLNTSALKVLALHAKDFVSRVLEIDLPLVIDNTFVDLDDGKIDLLWSKLKETARTRQVILFTSDRRLLREEPIFTL, from the coding sequence ATGAAGATCAGGCAAGTTTACATCGAAGGATTTGGAAAGTTCGAAGATTTCTCTCTGAATCTTAAGGATGGACTGAACATCGTCTTCGGTGGAAACGCAGCGGGTAAAACCACCCTTGCAAACTTCATCAGATACTGTCTCACGGGAAATTTAGCGAAACTTGAAGACTACAGACCCTGGTATTCGAAAAAGTTCGGTGGTCATCTCGAAACCGATGAAGGGACAGTGCTCTTTGGTTCGGGAGCGGTTGATCCTGAGGTCTTCCTCTTCACCTCTTTTTTACCGGAGCATGTGGATGATACCCTCGAAGGATCTCAAAAGATCTCTTCCCTCGTTTCGGAGAGTTACAGAAATCTTTTCCCTGCAAGAGAGATGGAACGTGTGATGAACGAAGACTTTTCCAGTCTGATGGAAAAGGAAAAGATGCTGAGAAACGAGATATCAAACCTTGAGATGAAGATCAACGAGTGGAAGGGAAAGAGAAAAAAGGTGCTCCTTTTGATGAAAAAAAAGAAAAACCTCGAGGAAGAGTTACTGAAAAGCAGAAGGCTTCTCGATGAAGAGAGAGGACGACTGGAAGAGGAAAAGAAACGACAACTTCAGTCGATTGATTTTCATCTCGAAGAGGTCAAGAAGAAACTCCTGGATGTCGAAGCCGAGTTGAAGGAACTTGAAAGCCAGATCGTCTCATCAAAGAACGACCTGGAGGAAGCCTACGGGCTGTTTCAGAAGTTGAATTATCTGAAAGAAAGGCAAAGCCAGCTTGAAATGGAGATAAAGGAACTGGAGAAAAAATACAACGAGACAAGGGAAAAGATGGAAGACATCCTTAAGGATTTTTCCTGCAGAAGTTTTGAAGAGTTGAAGTTGAGACTGGAAAACCTGAGGCTTCAGATGAATCTTGTCGAAAACGAGCACAGAGCAAGGATGAACGAAATTTCGAGTCGTTTGAAAAGACCTCTGGAAGAGATAGAAAGACAGATGAACACCATAAACGAACGTTTGGAAAAGATAGGAGACAGAATGAAAAAAGCAGACAGAACACTCTCTGTGTTCAAAGTCCTTGTCAGCGTGTTTCTGACGTTTTCTGTGGTATCCGCTGTTTTCATCTTTCTGGCATCGAAGAATCCGTTCATCTATCTGACGTTCGCTGGTGCCGGTGGGGCTCTGCTTTCCATATGGAACTACTTCAGAGTGAAAGAAGAGCTCCAAAATCTGGACAGCGAATTCGTCACTATCTCTTCTCAAAAGAGGGAACTGATGGAGGAAAAGAATCAGGTGTTGAAACGGTTGAAGGAGGCGGTGGGTGTTGAGGATATCGATGGGTTCGAGACCGTGCTGGAAAAACAGTTGAACTCAAGGATGTTTGAAATCGCACCATTTCTCGCAAAATACGGGAGTGATCCAAGGAAGGCCCTCGAAAACGTGGAAAACCAGATAAGAGAGCTTCTCATGATGAAAGACTCTCTGGCCTCTTCCCTTACAGAAAAGAGGAAGAATCTGGAAGAGCTCACAGAATACATGAGAGAGCAGGAAGAAGAGTTCAGAAAAGCGCTGGAAAAGGTCGGTTTAGAGAGTGTTGAAGAGCTCTTGAAACAGCTGGAGCTGAAAGAACAACTCCTGAGACTCGAGAGAGAAAAGAAAGATCTTCAAAATACCATGAAGAAGCTCCTCGAAGAAAAAGAAAACGTTGAATCGATGAAATCGAGCCAGAGAATAAAAGAACTCGAAGAAAGAGTGAACAGCATCGGAAGGGAACTGGAAGCCCTGGAAATTCCACCCCTCGAAGAACCGTACGGTTTGATGGAACAGCTCACAAAAAAGAGACTGGAATTCGCTCTGACGGAAAAAATCATCGAAAACATTCCTGCCTTCAAAGACAGGGTAAAGAGAAAGTACAGTGAATTTGTGATGGGCTATACCGAGGAGTTTTCAAAAGAACTGAGCAGGGTTTACAGGGAATTTTTCGGTGAGTCGATGGTCTTCAACGTCTCTCCCCATCTGGCAGTTGCCGTCAACGTTCCTCAGGAAAAATCGGTGATGAGAGTCCTGAATACGTCCGCTCTGAAAGTTCTGGCGCTTCATGCGAAGGATTTTGTATCGCGTGTCCTCGAAATCGATCTCCCACTTGTGATAGACAACACATTTGTGGACCTGGACGACGGCAAAATAGATCTTCTCTGGTCAAAACTGAAAGAGACAGCCCGGACAAGACAGGTGATACTGTTCACAAGTGATCGAAGGCTCCTCAGAGAAGAACCCATCTTCACCCTCTAA
- a CDS encoding ABC transporter permease produces the protein MLKYIARRLVIMIPELLIISFLVFIIMQAAPGNFLDMYRLDPSVSQQFLEKMEKELGLDRPWIVQYGIWLKNVLKGDFGYSFYYRRPVSTLIWERVFATVILSVSSLAFQWVLGIIVGVFSALKKYSIWDKILTVVAFSGIALPGFFLAILLLFVAAKTGWFPIAGMVSVNHNDMTTWERFKDIASHLVLPTIALGFGGFASLMRYMRGSLLDVLNEDYVEFARAKGMPERVVIYKHALRNAINPMITFLGFSISNVLGGAVIIENIFAWPGMGRLIYQALLQQDIYIVMASAVISAIMLVVGNLIADILLAAVDPRVRFE, from the coding sequence TTGCTCAAGTACATCGCCCGCAGACTGGTCATCATGATACCGGAGCTTCTGATCATATCCTTCCTCGTCTTTATCATCATGCAGGCGGCACCGGGAAATTTCCTGGATATGTATCGCCTGGATCCTTCTGTATCGCAGCAGTTTCTTGAGAAGATGGAAAAAGAACTTGGCCTGGACAGGCCCTGGATCGTTCAGTACGGGATATGGTTGAAGAACGTTTTAAAGGGTGACTTCGGATACTCTTTCTACTACAGAAGACCCGTTTCCACTCTCATATGGGAGAGGGTATTCGCCACGGTGATTCTATCTGTTTCTTCACTTGCTTTTCAGTGGGTGTTGGGGATAATAGTGGGGGTTTTCTCTGCTTTGAAAAAGTACTCCATCTGGGACAAGATCCTCACGGTTGTTGCCTTCAGTGGTATTGCGCTTCCAGGATTTTTCCTGGCCATACTCCTTCTGTTTGTGGCTGCGAAAACAGGCTGGTTCCCGATCGCCGGTATGGTCTCGGTGAACCACAACGACATGACAACGTGGGAAAGATTCAAAGACATCGCATCGCACCTGGTACTACCCACGATCGCCCTCGGTTTTGGTGGTTTTGCGTCCCTGATGAGGTACATGAGGGGTAGTCTTCTCGATGTTCTTAATGAAGATTACGTGGAATTTGCCCGTGCGAAAGGAATGCCAGAACGTGTGGTCATATACAAGCACGCCTTGAGGAATGCCATCAATCCAATGATCACCTTCCTTGGGTTCAGTATTTCCAACGTTCTCGGTGGTGCGGTTATCATAGAGAACATCTTCGCATGGCCCGGTATGGGCAGACTCATCTATCAGGCTCTCCTTCAGCAGGATATCTACATAGTCATGGCGTCTGCTGTGATCAGTGCTATCATGCTGGTGGTGGGTAACCTCATCGCTGATATACTCCTTGCCGCTGTGGATCCAAGAGTGAGATTCGAGTGA
- a CDS encoding ABC transporter permease — protein sequence MAEEKAIHVENGEIEFKEKVLSRRELIWRAFRRNRLGMFGLYVLIVLYLMALFADFLSPYHPYEQSLKHSFAPPTRVHREYKGKRVGAYVLPTVSYVDKATFERKFYEMLFPKRLVLDVFGSQISYEIGKEGVTGFSFMVDEEYYLVLKDGTRKYAGSTTRVVDYFLFGYDDDVLAKGEAEIETTSPVAKDTYFGKYGFRLGLNSPDDIKKVILKEKLNMILVKKGEDIEMITGKVVDYDYKTYPVKWFIKSWGGDRKHRLGYLFWLIPFRYHLFGVDNYDNNEYVRFYIMGADQYGRDIWSRLVFASRISLSIGFIGMFITFALSLIFGGISGYYGGLVDEFMMRFSEIIMSLPGFYLLILLRSLLPLDIPSTQVYILLVFILSFIGWAGRARVIRGMVLSIKQREFVEAAKALGFPDTKILFRHVLPNTTSYLIVAATLAIPGYILGEASLSFLGLGIREPDASWGLMLAQAQNVAYMTKYPWLLIPGLFIFITVLSFNFVGDALRDALDPRSLG from the coding sequence ATGGCTGAGGAAAAAGCGATCCACGTTGAGAACGGTGAGATAGAGTTCAAGGAAAAGGTTCTCTCCAGAAGAGAGCTCATCTGGAGGGCTTTCAGAAGAAACAGGCTCGGTATGTTTGGGCTCTATGTCCTCATAGTTCTCTATCTCATGGCTCTTTTTGCCGATTTTCTCTCGCCTTACCATCCCTACGAACAGTCACTGAAACATTCCTTCGCCCCACCGACCAGAGTGCACAGAGAATACAAGGGAAAACGCGTTGGAGCGTATGTTCTTCCAACTGTGAGTTACGTGGACAAAGCCACTTTTGAGAGAAAATTCTACGAGATGCTCTTTCCAAAAAGACTCGTTCTGGATGTCTTTGGATCACAGATCAGTTACGAGATAGGAAAAGAAGGGGTCACCGGTTTTTCCTTCATGGTGGACGAAGAGTACTACCTTGTTCTGAAGGACGGCACCAGAAAGTACGCCGGCTCCACCACCAGGGTGGTGGACTACTTCCTGTTCGGATACGACGACGACGTCCTGGCGAAGGGTGAAGCGGAGATAGAAACCACTTCGCCCGTTGCAAAGGATACGTACTTTGGAAAGTACGGTTTCAGACTGGGGCTCAACTCTCCCGATGATATCAAAAAGGTAATCCTGAAGGAGAAACTCAACATGATCCTGGTGAAAAAAGGTGAGGACATCGAGATGATCACAGGAAAGGTGGTCGATTACGATTACAAAACGTATCCGGTAAAATGGTTCATCAAATCTTGGGGTGGTGACAGAAAGCACAGACTCGGTTATCTTTTTTGGCTCATACCCTTCAGGTACCACCTCTTCGGTGTGGACAATTATGACAACAACGAATACGTGAGATTCTACATAATGGGTGCGGATCAGTACGGTAGAGACATCTGGAGCAGGCTCGTGTTTGCTTCGAGGATCTCCCTTTCCATTGGTTTCATAGGAATGTTCATCACTTTTGCGCTTTCTCTGATCTTTGGCGGAATCTCCGGATACTACGGTGGGCTTGTGGACGAGTTCATGATGAGGTTCTCTGAGATCATCATGTCGCTTCCGGGATTCTACCTTCTGATCCTTTTGAGGTCGTTGCTTCCCCTGGACATTCCATCCACACAGGTGTACATCTTGCTTGTCTTCATACTCTCTTTCATCGGATGGGCGGGCAGAGCCAGGGTGATAAGGGGAATGGTGCTTTCCATAAAGCAACGGGAGTTCGTGGAGGCAGCAAAGGCGCTTGGCTTTCCAGACACGAAGATCCTCTTTCGCCATGTTCTTCCAAACACAACGAGCTATCTGATAGTTGCCGCCACTCTTGCAATACCCGGATACATCCTGGGAGAAGCGAGTCTCAGTTTTCTGGGACTCGGTATAAGAGAACCCGATGCGAGCTGGGGATTGATGCTCGCTCAGGCACAGAACGTAGCCTACATGACAAAGTATCCATGGCTTCTCATACCGGGGCTGTTCATCTTCATCACGGTGCTCTCGTTCAACTTCGTTGGAGACGCCTTGAGAGACGCTCTGGACCCGAGGTCTCTCGGATAG
- a CDS encoding sigma-70 family RNA polymerase sigma factor → MLKYRLRGKRVEELVEYAQAGFKEAIDLIIEKYYPMVVKISSRYFASWAEQEDVIQNGLVGLIKAIFYYDSSKSSFTSFAWRSVESEIKSFLTYMNRKKNRMLSDAVKVESMEKEEDDSPFEMPDASRDIAQSALSDIILEKVLENLNELEKNIFLRWLDGYSYKEIAEEFRVSSKKVDNTVQKVKRMISELG, encoded by the coding sequence ATGCTGAAGTACAGGTTGAGGGGAAAAAGGGTGGAGGAGCTGGTGGAATACGCACAGGCAGGTTTCAAGGAAGCGATAGATCTCATCATCGAAAAGTACTATCCCATGGTTGTGAAAATTTCCTCCCGCTATTTTGCCAGCTGGGCGGAGCAGGAGGATGTGATACAGAACGGACTGGTGGGACTCATAAAGGCCATTTTCTATTACGACAGTTCCAAGAGCTCCTTCACATCTTTTGCCTGGAGAAGTGTGGAATCTGAAATAAAATCCTTTCTCACCTACATGAACAGGAAAAAGAACAGGATGCTCTCCGATGCCGTGAAGGTGGAGTCGATGGAAAAAGAAGAGGACGATTCACCTTTCGAGATGCCGGATGCCAGCCGAGACATCGCCCAGAGCGCTCTTTCTGATATAATTCTAGAGAAGGTTCTGGAGAATTTGAATGAACTGGAAAAGAATATATTCCTCAGATGGCTGGATGGATACTCGTACAAAGAGATAGCGGAGGAGTTTCGTGTGTCTTCAAAGAAGGTGGACAACACGGTTCAGAAGGTAAAGAGAATGATTTCCGAATTAGGGTGA